In the genome of Acidobacteriota bacterium, one region contains:
- a CDS encoding DUF2891 domain-containing protein, whose amino-acid sequence MMRKPATPSTPNPPPLRRRPTSSTRWLLSWMAITLALGCLPGASPAAASEAKLAERFGRLALDCVHREYPNKIAHVLQGDEDAKPPRRLTPAFYGCYDWHSAVHGHWLLARLARTVPDSPLAEPARQALAKSLTRDHIAIEVGYLSGAGRVSFERPYGLAWLLQLAAELDEWQDPAAQRWRQALLPLEALAAERLKEWIPKLTYPIRVGEHSQTAFAFGLVLDWARITGDDEMVTLLERRIGELYGADQKCPLAYEPSGQDFLSPCLAEADLMRRIQPPAKFAGWLTRFLPGLGAATAGGWIEPAVVSDPEDPKLAHLDGLNLSRAWMLDGMVSGLADDDPRRPTLERAARAHRDAGLAAVTGAHYEGGHWLGSFAMYLVTERGLAGRSQERPAAQ is encoded by the coding sequence ATGATGAGGAAACCCGCGACCCCTTCGACCCCGAATCCGCCGCCACTTCGCCGACGCCCGACCTCGTCCACCCGATGGCTCCTGTCCTGGATGGCGATCACCCTCGCTCTCGGCTGCCTGCCGGGAGCGTCACCAGCAGCAGCCTCGGAAGCTAAGCTCGCCGAGCGCTTCGGCCGGCTGGCCCTCGACTGCGTGCATCGCGAGTACCCCAACAAGATCGCCCACGTGCTGCAGGGGGATGAGGACGCCAAACCACCGCGGCGCCTGACACCGGCCTTCTACGGTTGCTACGACTGGCACTCGGCGGTCCACGGCCATTGGTTGCTGGCGCGCCTGGCCCGCACCGTGCCCGACAGCCCCTTGGCGGAGCCCGCTCGCCAGGCCCTCGCCAAGAGCTTGACGCGAGATCACATCGCCATCGAGGTGGGCTACCTTTCGGGTGCGGGCAGGGTTTCCTTCGAGCGCCCCTACGGACTCGCCTGGCTGCTGCAGCTCGCCGCCGAGCTCGACGAGTGGCAGGACCCGGCGGCGCAACGCTGGCGGCAAGCCCTGCTACCCCTCGAAGCACTGGCGGCAGAGCGCCTGAAGGAGTGGATCCCGAAGCTCACCTACCCGATCCGAGTCGGCGAGCACTCGCAGACGGCCTTCGCCTTCGGCCTGGTCCTCGACTGGGCGCGCATCACCGGCGACGACGAGATGGTGACGCTGCTCGAGCGCCGCATCGGCGAGCTCTACGGCGCCGACCAGAAATGTCCCCTGGCCTATGAGCCGTCGGGCCAGGACTTTCTCTCACCCTGTCTCGCCGAGGCCGATCTCATGCGGCGGATCCAGCCGCCGGCGAAGTTCGCCGGCTGGCTGACGCGATTCTTGCCGGGCCTCGGCGCCGCCACCGCCGGTGGTTGGATCGAGCCCGCCGTGGTCAGCGATCCGGAGGATCCCAAGCTGGCCCATCTCGACGGACTCAACCTCAGCCGAGCCTGGATGCTCGACGGCATGGTCTCCGGGCTCGCCGACGACGACCCGCGCCGTCCCACGCTGGAGAGGGCCGCGCGAGCCCATCGTGACGCCGGCCTCGCCGCGGTCACCGGCGCCCACTACGAGGGCGGCCACTGGCTAGGCAGCTTCGCGATGTACCTGGTGACCGAACGCGGCCTCGCCGGGCGATCGCAGGAGCGGCCGGCGGCGCAATAG
- a CDS encoding RidA family protein has protein sequence MADDAKAATPEGRLAKLGLELPTLPPPAANYVRAVRTGNLVFLSGHGPWRAEGGYIKGRLGDDVSVEQGYEAARLTALAMLSSLKGEIGDLDRVRRIVKVLGMVRSTPDFTQQSAVINGCSDLLVEVFGKERGQHARAAVGMASLPIGIAVEIEMVVEVE, from the coding sequence ATGGCCGACGACGCCAAGGCGGCGACCCCCGAGGGGCGCCTGGCGAAGCTCGGCCTCGAGCTGCCCACCCTGCCGCCGCCGGCCGCCAACTATGTGCGCGCCGTGCGTACCGGAAATCTGGTGTTCCTGTCCGGCCACGGCCCCTGGCGCGCAGAGGGCGGTTACATCAAGGGACGCTTGGGCGACGACGTGTCGGTGGAGCAGGGCTACGAAGCGGCTCGCCTGACGGCGCTGGCCATGCTGTCGAGCCTGAAAGGGGAGATCGGCGATCTCGACCGCGTGCGGCGCATCGTCAAGGTCTTGGGCATGGTGCGCTCGACGCCGGACTTCACCCAGCAATCGGCGGTGATCAACGGCTGCTCCGATCTGCTGGTCGAGGTCTTCGGCAAGGAGCGCGGCCAGCACGCCCGCGCCGCCGTCGGCATGGCATCGCTGCCGATCGGCATCGCGGTCGAGATCGAGATGGTGGTCGAGGTCGAGTAG
- a CDS encoding GNAT family N-acetyltransferase, which yields MTISGLAIRPTEARDFPTILRLNLEFEAYLSPMDGDRLALLDSLSAYHRVVEQNGEIRAFLLAFREGSGYDSPNYRWFESCLDSFLYIDRIVVDRACQGLGLGGMLYRDLFDFARQQGVGTVTCEYDIEPPNDGSRRFHDSFGFRELGRQVLDGGKQVSLQARQLS from the coding sequence ATGACGATTTCTGGGCTTGCCATCCGGCCGACGGAGGCGCGAGATTTTCCGACCATTCTGCGCCTCAATCTCGAGTTCGAGGCCTACCTCAGCCCGATGGACGGAGATCGTCTGGCGTTGCTCGATTCCCTTTCGGCCTACCATCGGGTGGTCGAGCAGAACGGCGAGATCCGCGCTTTCCTGCTCGCCTTTCGCGAGGGTAGCGGCTACGACAGCCCGAACTATCGCTGGTTCGAGTCCTGCCTCGACTCCTTTCTCTACATCGATCGCATCGTCGTCGATCGCGCCTGCCAGGGGCTGGGCTTGGGCGGCATGCTCTATCGCGATCTCTTCGACTTCGCTCGCCAGCAAGGGGTGGGGACGGTGACCTGCGAGTACGACATCGAGCCCCCCAACGACGGCTCACGCCGGTTCCACGACAGCTTCGGCTTTCGCGAGCTCGGTCGGCAGGTGCTCGACGGCGGCAAGCAGGTTTCACTGCAGGCACGGCAACTGTCGTGA
- a CDS encoding pyridoxal phosphate-dependent aminotransferase, with protein sequence MKRRRPQRLRHIAGIGVDQMGALADRSGEDFLRLENLDVDVLPDAEAVEMTRRSAQRDADNSYLPFVGQDRLRRVAAEHVSRTSGVDYSGERHCVISAGGLAGILNVLLATLEVGDEVVLTDPTYAGLINRVRLAGGVPAFAPLVFSPGSEWRLDHAGLRAAVGPRTTAMLLMSPSMPTGAVFGADDWELVAALCRQHDLLLIVDAAMERLLFDGRELVHPAGLPGMAERTVSVGSSAKELRMIGWRVGWVVAPEWLMPDLTAVSIANVVVPVGLAQDAVALALERSAATLPAFVAELQARRDLMLDELAGLPVGVPGGGWSLLMRVSDFGINGAEMSRRLLAQKVCATAMAGWGGQNATEYIRFVYSNEPRERLRGLGDRVRRALEMSPG encoded by the coding sequence GTGAAGCGCCGGCGACCGCAGCGGCTGCGCCACATCGCCGGCATCGGTGTCGACCAGATGGGGGCCTTGGCGGATCGCTCTGGCGAGGACTTTCTGCGCCTCGAAAACCTCGACGTCGACGTTCTTCCGGATGCGGAGGCGGTGGAGATGACCCGCCGATCGGCGCAGCGCGACGCCGACAACAGCTATCTGCCCTTCGTCGGCCAGGATCGTTTGCGCCGGGTCGCTGCCGAGCATGTCTCCCGGACCAGCGGCGTCGACTATTCGGGCGAGCGCCACTGCGTCATCTCCGCCGGCGGCCTGGCGGGCATCCTCAACGTGCTCTTGGCGACCCTCGAGGTCGGCGACGAGGTGGTTCTGACGGATCCCACCTATGCCGGCCTGATCAACCGGGTTCGCCTCGCCGGAGGCGTGCCGGCGTTTGCGCCGCTGGTGTTCTCGCCTGGCAGCGAGTGGCGGCTCGATCACGCCGGGCTGCGGGCCGCCGTCGGGCCGCGTACCACGGCGATGCTCCTGATGTCGCCGTCGATGCCCACGGGAGCGGTTTTCGGTGCCGACGATTGGGAACTGGTGGCGGCCCTCTGCCGCCAGCACGATCTCCTGCTGATCGTCGATGCGGCCATGGAACGGCTGTTGTTCGACGGCCGGGAGCTGGTTCATCCGGCGGGGCTTCCGGGGATGGCGGAGCGCACCGTTTCGGTGGGTTCGTCGGCCAAAGAGCTGCGCATGATCGGCTGGCGGGTGGGTTGGGTGGTGGCGCCGGAGTGGTTGATGCCGGACCTGACGGCGGTTTCGATCGCCAACGTGGTGGTGCCGGTGGGCCTGGCGCAGGATGCCGTCGCTCTGGCCCTCGAGCGGTCGGCGGCAACCCTGCCGGCCTTCGTCGCCGAGCTCCAGGCTCGCCGCGACCTGATGCTCGACGAGTTGGCCGGCCTGCCGGTGGGGGTGCCGGGTGGGGGCTGGTCCCTGCTGATGAGGGTTTCGGACTTCGGCATCAATGGGGCCGAAATGTCCCGTCGCCTGCTGGCACAGAAGGTGTGTGCCACCGCGATGGCGGGGTGGGGTGGGCAAAATGCCACGGAGTACATACGTTTTGTGTACTCGAACGAACCCCGGGAACGGCTGCGCGGCCTGGGCGACAGAGTGCGGCGCGCTCTTGAGATGTCACCTGGGTGA
- a CDS encoding IPTL-CTERM sorting domain-containing protein, with amino-acid sequence MNSFLMRRGVLVLFTVMALCGATAAQAQPGFSKSFELGTTGPDTVVALTFTIDNGDSGSAVTDLAFTDTLPAALTIADPPRASSDCTGATLTAPAGGSTITFSDGAVSAFGICTVQVDVTGSAAGTHTNISGDLTSSAGNSGTAMASLTINASLVSFSKVFSPDTISLGGRSTLTFTIDANTESPGFAGLTITDDLPTGVVIAGPANVSTTCEGGVFDAVPGSSVFGYSGADASDAGIPMDGNCTVQVDVIGLALGTSVNSSDFLTYRNNLFQFFTTGRATDVLTVTGGDLTLRKDFTDDPVLPGDTVTLEFTLTNRSRTEAVTGLTFTDDLDATLTGLVATGLPASDVCGAGSTLSGTSTLTLAGGNLPAEGSCTFSVTLQVPAGAAPASYPNTTSTVSGTRGGSPVSGEAASEILVVTDGPTLTKTFLTNPVGAGDTVTLEFTITNNSATATASDFFFTDDLGGFISGVTASSLPAIGFCGAGSFAFTFINSGSLNLQITGGSLAASASCTFSVDLLIPVGTPVGTYLNTTSAITADVGGTFRTGNVATDDLAVVGAPRLQKSFTDDPVDPGDTVTLEFTLTHDEAAPADATAITFTDNLAGVITGLEATGLPASDVCGTGSTLSGTSLLTLSGGTLAPGASCTFSVTLQVPASAIPGAFVNITSSVTATVSGVTAIGGGAQDTLLIGGLTFTKEFTDDPVIPGDLVTLEFTISNGSTLDATNLMFSDNLGATLSGLAVEGALPTAPCGAGSVLGTSGPTVLVFQNGSLTAGTSCTFSITARVPGGAASGFYNNSTSNLSGAIGGGGAFIPPALDVLEVSSTQLSLTKEFTDDPVAPGGTATLEFTLTNLDAANAATGIAFTDDLDAALTGLTAVTLPAAGFCGAGSSIVGSGLLSVAGANLPAGGSCTFSVTVQVPAAVSLGSTATNTTSSVSGTIGGLAVTGDPASDVLLIDFLEFTKSFSGDTAPGRSETLSITIRNLSATSTVSSLSFTDDLDAVLTGLVATGLPLADVCGGGSMISGTSFLTFTGGTLLPGGSCTIPVPVQIPATAAAGTYPNTTSDLFQAGVPVAQPATADLVVNPSPTFAKDFAPNFIGLGQVSQLTLAIGNTASTVSVAMLDFTDNLPAGVAVSTPANASTTCLGGTLTAVAGSGTIAYTGGSVAAGAVCTVTVDVTGTAVGVHVNLTGDLTSDAGNSGTATDTLTVNPQKDFQKAFAPTTIDVGGVSTLTFTIDNGGSTVAATGLAFTDTFPAGMTVATPANASTTCTGGTITAAPGSGSVSYSGGSVAAGATCTLQVDVTSLTPGSNLNTSGNLTSSLGQGGQATSSLQVDYVLPTFAKAFAPQFIGLGQVSTLTFTIDNSNPIAVANLAFVDNLPAGTEVSSPANAATTCTGGTLTAVAGSGTISYSGGTVAASSSCTVTVDITGTAVGVQNNVSGDLTSDAGNSGNATDSVTVNPQKAFSKAFVPATINLGDTSTLTFTIDNSASTVAATGLDFTDVFPTGMTVATPPNASTTCTGGTLTAVQGSGSVSYTGGTVAAGATCTVQVDVTSLTPGANLNVSGNLTSSLGQGETASATLTANYQALTFAKAFAPNPITVGDVSTLTFSIENPNPIAVGTLAFTDVLPTGVVVASPPNAASTCLGTVTATAGSGTIGFSGGTVAASANCTIDVDVTSDTEGLYANTTGDLTSEAGSTGPATDTLSVVEGVMISKAFLGNPVLRGGAIDLEFTITGLAAFATTDIAFTDDLGAVVPGLEAVGLPAADVCGAGSTLAGTAVISLTGGSLAAGGSCTFTVTVLLPPDAAEGTFTNTTSAVTATAAGVGVTGNSASADLEVVYLEFEKVFATGGVIGGFPTMLTFTITNPDANNTVTGITFTDDLDAVIPGMAAIGLPASDVCGAGSLLDGTSLIALTDGTLAPSGSCSFDVEVLVPESTPTGIYTNVTSILDAVVDGVPVSGDPADVAIADLNVNGNVLAIPTLGTWGLLLMVIGLGLFAIRRIRIAA; translated from the coding sequence GTGAATTCATTTCTGATGCGGCGAGGGGTTTTGGTTCTGTTCACGGTGATGGCCCTCTGCGGCGCGACGGCGGCGCAGGCGCAGCCTGGCTTCAGCAAGTCCTTCGAGCTCGGCACCACCGGCCCCGACACGGTGGTGGCGCTGACCTTCACGATCGACAACGGCGACAGTGGCTCGGCGGTCACGGACCTCGCCTTCACGGATACGCTGCCGGCAGCTCTCACCATCGCCGATCCGCCGCGCGCCTCGAGCGACTGCACCGGCGCAACCCTGACGGCCCCCGCCGGTGGCAGCACGATCACCTTCAGCGATGGGGCGGTGTCAGCCTTTGGGATCTGTACGGTCCAGGTCGACGTCACCGGCTCCGCCGCCGGCACCCACACCAACATTTCCGGCGACCTGACGTCGTCAGCGGGCAACAGCGGGACGGCGATGGCGAGCCTGACCATCAACGCGTCGTTGGTTTCTTTTTCGAAGGTCTTTTCGCCGGATACGATCTCCCTGGGTGGGCGTAGCACTCTGACGTTCACGATCGACGCCAACACCGAATCGCCGGGCTTCGCCGGCCTGACCATCACCGACGATTTGCCGACTGGAGTGGTGATTGCCGGTCCGGCCAACGTTTCGACGACTTGCGAGGGCGGGGTCTTCGATGCCGTTCCGGGGTCAAGCGTCTTCGGCTATTCAGGCGCAGACGCCTCCGATGCCGGGATTCCGATGGATGGAAACTGTACGGTTCAGGTCGATGTCATCGGTCTGGCTTTGGGTACCTCCGTCAACAGCAGTGACTTCTTGACCTACAGGAACAACTTATTTCAGTTCTTTACCACTGGACGGGCGACCGATGTCCTCACCGTCACCGGTGGTGATCTCACCCTACGAAAGGACTTCACCGACGATCCGGTGTTGCCGGGGGACACGGTGACCCTCGAGTTCACGCTCACCAACCGCAGCCGCACGGAAGCGGTGACCGGGCTGACCTTTACGGATGATCTCGATGCCACCCTCACCGGCCTGGTGGCGACGGGGCTTCCAGCTTCGGACGTCTGCGGAGCGGGTTCGACCCTCTCGGGGACCAGCACGTTGACCCTTGCCGGCGGCAACCTGCCGGCGGAGGGCTCCTGCACCTTCAGCGTGACCCTTCAGGTCCCGGCGGGAGCGGCACCCGCTTCCTACCCCAACACCACCAGCACGGTCAGCGGAACCCGAGGTGGCTCGCCGGTGAGCGGCGAAGCGGCGAGCGAGATCCTCGTCGTCACCGACGGCCCGACCTTGACCAAGACCTTCCTGACCAATCCGGTCGGTGCCGGCGACACGGTGACCCTCGAGTTCACCATCACCAACAACAGCGCGACCGCGACGGCGTCGGACTTTTTCTTTACCGACGACCTGGGCGGCTTCATTTCTGGGGTGACGGCCTCCTCGCTGCCGGCGATCGGCTTCTGTGGTGCCGGATCCTTCGCGTTCACCTTCATCAACAGCGGCAGCCTGAACCTTCAGATAACCGGCGGATCTCTCGCAGCGAGCGCCTCCTGTACCTTCTCGGTGGATCTCTTGATTCCGGTCGGGACCCCGGTGGGAACCTACCTCAACACCACTTCGGCGATCACGGCGGACGTCGGCGGGACCTTCCGTACCGGCAACGTGGCGACCGACGACCTGGCGGTGGTTGGAGCGCCGAGACTGCAGAAGAGCTTCACCGACGACCCGGTCGATCCGGGCGACACGGTGACCCTCGAATTTACTCTGACCCATGACGAGGCGGCGCCGGCCGACGCCACGGCCATCACCTTCACCGACAATCTGGCCGGCGTGATCACCGGGTTGGAGGCCACGGGCTTGCCGGCCTCGGACGTCTGCGGCACCGGTTCGACCCTTTCGGGAACTTCGCTCCTCACCCTCAGCGGCGGCACCTTGGCGCCGGGGGCGAGCTGTACCTTCTCGGTCACCCTGCAGGTGCCTGCCAGTGCGATTCCAGGTGCTTTCGTGAACATCACGTCGAGTGTCACGGCGACCGTTTCCGGCGTTACGGCGATCGGCGGCGGCGCCCAGGACACTCTGCTGATCGGAGGACTGACTTTCACCAAGGAGTTCACCGACGATCCGGTGATTCCGGGCGATCTGGTGACCCTCGAGTTCACCATCTCCAACGGCTCGACCCTCGATGCCACGAACCTGATGTTCAGCGACAATCTGGGCGCCACCCTCAGCGGTTTGGCGGTGGAGGGAGCGCTGCCGACCGCGCCTTGCGGTGCAGGATCGGTCCTCGGCACCTCGGGGCCGACCGTCTTGGTTTTCCAGAACGGATCCTTGACGGCGGGTACTTCTTGCACATTCTCGATCACGGCACGGGTACCCGGCGGCGCCGCTTCCGGCTTCTACAACAACAGCACCAGCAACCTGTCCGGTGCCATCGGCGGTGGCGGCGCGTTCATACCGCCGGCCCTGGACGTGCTGGAGGTTTCCTCGACCCAGCTCTCCCTGACCAAGGAGTTCACCGATGATCCGGTGGCTCCGGGCGGGACGGCGACGCTCGAGTTCACCCTCACCAACCTCGATGCGGCGAATGCGGCCACCGGCATCGCCTTCACCGACGATCTCGATGCCGCCCTCACCGGGCTGACCGCCGTGACCTTGCCGGCGGCGGGCTTCTGCGGCGCCGGCTCGAGCATTGTGGGATCTGGTCTGTTGTCGGTCGCCGGAGCCAATTTGCCGGCCGGCGGCTCTTGCACCTTCAGCGTCACCGTTCAGGTGCCGGCTGCGGTTTCCCTGGGGTCGACGGCGACCAACACCACCAGCTCCGTCAGCGGTACCATCGGTGGCTTGGCGGTGACCGGCGATCCGGCCTCGGACGTGCTTTTGATCGACTTCCTCGAGTTCACCAAGAGCTTCTCCGGGGACACCGCTCCGGGTCGCAGCGAGACCCTGAGCATCACGATTCGCAACCTGAGCGCCACCAGCACCGTTTCGTCCTTGAGCTTCACGGACGACCTCGACGCGGTGCTCACCGGGCTGGTGGCCACGGGGCTACCGCTCGCCGATGTCTGCGGCGGCGGCTCGATGATCTCTGGGACATCGTTCCTGACCTTCACCGGCGGCACTCTGTTGCCGGGTGGCTCGTGCACCATTCCGGTGCCGGTGCAGATTCCGGCTACCGCCGCGGCTGGCACCTATCCCAACACCACGAGCGACCTCTTCCAGGCCGGTGTTCCGGTGGCTCAGCCGGCGACCGCGGACCTGGTGGTCAACCCGTCGCCGACCTTCGCCAAGGACTTCGCGCCCAACTTCATCGGTTTGGGGCAGGTCAGCCAGTTGACCCTCGCCATCGGCAACACGGCGAGCACCGTCAGCGTGGCGATGCTCGACTTCACCGACAACTTGCCGGCCGGGGTGGCCGTGTCGACGCCGGCGAATGCCTCTACCACTTGCCTTGGCGGCACGCTGACGGCGGTGGCCGGCAGCGGCACGATCGCCTACACCGGGGGCAGCGTCGCCGCTGGAGCCGTTTGTACGGTGACGGTCGATGTCACCGGCACGGCCGTCGGCGTGCACGTCAATCTCACCGGAGATCTGACTTCCGATGCCGGTAACAGCGGGACCGCGACGGATACCTTGACGGTGAATCCGCAGAAGGACTTCCAGAAGGCCTTCGCGCCGACCACCATCGACGTCGGTGGCGTCAGCACGCTGACCTTCACCATCGACAACGGTGGCAGCACGGTGGCAGCGACGGGGCTGGCCTTCACCGATACCTTCCCGGCCGGGATGACCGTCGCCACTCCGGCGAACGCCTCGACCACCTGCACCGGTGGCACGATCACGGCGGCGCCGGGAAGCGGTTCGGTGAGCTACTCCGGTGGCAGTGTCGCGGCCGGCGCCACCTGCACTCTGCAGGTCGACGTCACCTCGTTGACGCCGGGTTCCAACCTCAACACCAGTGGCAACCTCACCTCGTCCCTGGGCCAGGGCGGCCAGGCGACCTCGAGCCTGCAGGTCGACTACGTCCTGCCGACCTTCGCCAAGGCCTTCGCGCCGCAGTTCATCGGCCTGGGCCAGGTCAGCACGCTGACCTTCACGATCGACAACAGCAACCCGATCGCGGTCGCCAATCTGGCCTTCGTCGACAACCTGCCGGCCGGGACCGAGGTTTCGAGCCCGGCGAACGCCGCGACCACCTGTACTGGTGGCACGCTGACGGCGGTGGCCGGCAGCGGCACGATCAGCTACAGCGGCGGCACGGTGGCGGCGTCTTCGAGCTGTACGGTGACGGTCGACATCACCGGTACGGCGGTCGGGGTGCAGAACAACGTCAGCGGTGATCTGACCTCTGATGCCGGCAATAGCGGCAACGCCACGGACAGCGTCACGGTCAACCCGCAAAAGGCCTTCTCGAAGGCCTTCGTGCCGGCGACCATCAATCTCGGCGATACCAGCACGCTGACCTTCACCATCGACAACTCCGCCAGCACGGTGGCCGCTACCGGCCTCGATTTCACCGATGTCTTCCCGACCGGGATGACGGTGGCGACGCCGCCCAACGCGTCGACCACCTGCACCGGCGGCACCCTGACGGCGGTGCAAGGCAGTGGCTCGGTGAGCTACACCGGTGGCACCGTGGCGGCGGGCGCGACCTGCACCGTGCAGGTCGACGTGACCTCGCTGACGCCGGGAGCGAATCTCAACGTCAGCGGCAACCTGACCTCGTCGCTGGGCCAGGGAGAAACCGCATCGGCGACGCTGACCGCCAACTACCAGGCGCTGACCTTCGCCAAGGCCTTCGCGCCGAACCCGATCACCGTGGGTGACGTCAGCACGCTGACCTTCAGCATCGAGAATCCCAACCCGATCGCCGTCGGCACGCTGGCCTTCACGGACGTGCTGCCCACCGGCGTGGTGGTGGCCAGTCCGCCCAACGCGGCGAGCACTTGCCTGGGAACGGTGACGGCGACGGCCGGTAGCGGCACCATCGGCTTCAGCGGCGGCACGGTGGCGGCGAGCGCGAACTGCACGATCGACGTCGACGTCACCAGCGACACCGAGGGGCTCTACGCCAACACCACCGGCGACCTGACCTCCGAGGCCGGCTCCACCGGACCGGCGACGGACACCCTTTCGGTGGTCGAGGGCGTGATGATCAGCAAGGCCTTCCTCGGCAACCCGGTGCTGCGCGGTGGCGCGATCGATCTCGAGTTCACCATCACTGGCCTGGCTGCCTTTGCCACCACCGACATCGCCTTCACGGATGATCTCGGTGCGGTGGTGCCGGGCCTGGAGGCGGTCGGATTGCCGGCGGCGGATGTCTGCGGCGCCGGCTCGACGCTCGCCGGTACCGCGGTCATTTCACTCACTGGGGGTAGCCTCGCGGCCGGAGGATCCTGCACCTTCACGGTGACGGTGCTGCTGCCGCCGGATGCCGCCGAAGGCACCTTCACCAACACCACCTCGGCGGTCACCGCGACCGCCGCCGGCGTTGGGGTGACCGGCAACTCCGCCTCGGCGGATCTCGAGGTGGTCTACCTCGAGTTCGAGAAGGT